One Myripristis murdjan chromosome 17, fMyrMur1.1, whole genome shotgun sequence DNA segment encodes these proteins:
- the LOC115375892 gene encoding cysteine/serine-rich nuclear protein 1-like, giving the protein MFINHHSQAMKGLLKRKFAEVDEDPCYSSSSPPSSLSSPASSEWESDGESGSSVSHDFTPSSPASPASLPIRSILKRRKLTSGQSSVRFDLVTVFLFPRCQGFTSVPSHGGATLGMMHKHSALHRYTLAEHALEQRRRRRERLQERLREEKLEALKHKLIASGAIDQGEADRLTVDQLPDGDADIHVSDAELEDGGFLQPYSSKHRQVLLQAAGVKRIDKEEKRQLHALRLSREDCGCDCKGFCEPETCACSLAGIKCQMDRFNFPCGCTKDGCGNTQGRIEFNSRRVQTHYIHTVMRLELERRLQDDALSQSDQTGLPEDLQDYEDQGESPPAQDAQDKSCPFGFSVEEDGLPLTMPSTPSFHFIPERPVVEENSCSSDMTDSSSCSSAHSEDSDAAGCPVGSQDSPEVDDGGLARVLSICDSENDDYSLCGPLRHTRQPGTQHGSSSGTDTTGSGTADTFTDSMGRTSVADYLDENANQATDFFGENSLEGFPNTPSPTVDYSSGRYMDLSLSSDSDLEFFDSDYTSGPLHNSFKAHRHLDNFRHLQLFSSASLPQYNESSTYLLESLIGLSEPSPEQAHPITDNQLL; this is encoded by the exons ATGTTTATCAACCACCACAGCCAAGCAATGAAAGGGCTTCTGAAAAGAAAGTTTGCTGAGGTGGATGAAGATCCCtgctactcctcctcctctcctccgtcctccctctcctcacctgccTCCTCGGAGTGGGAGTCTGACGGGGAGAGCGGCTCCTCCGTCAGCCACGATTTCACCCCCAGCAGCCCCGCTTCACCTGCCAGTTTACCCA TCCGTTCCATCCTGAAGAGGCGCAAGCTGACAAGTGGACAGAGTAGCGTGCGCTTCGACTTGGTGACGGTGTTCCTGTTCCCGCGCTGCCAAGGCTTCACCAGTGTGCCCAGCCACGGAGGAGCCACCCTGGGCATGATGCACAAGCACAGCGCCCTCCACAGGTACACTCTGGCCGAGCATGCACTGGAGCAACGGCGCAGGCGCAGGGAGAGGCTCCAGGAAAGACTGAGAGAGGAGAAGCTTGAGGCCTTGAAACACAAA TTGATTGCCAGCGGTGCCATCGACCAGGGAGAAGCCGACAGACTCACAGTGGATCAGCTCCCAGACGGAGACGCTGACATCCACGTCAGCGATGCCGAGCTGGAGGATGGGGGTTTCCTGCAGCCCTACTCCTCCAAACACAGGCAGGTGCTCCTCCAGGCCGCGGGGGTGAAGCGCATCgacaaagaggagaagaggcagCTTCACGCCCTGCGTCTCTCCAGGGAAGACTGTGGCTGTGACTGCAAGGGCTTCTGTGAGCCAGAGACCTGCGCCTGCAGCCTAGCAGGCATCAAGTGCCAG ATGGACCGCTTCAACTTCCCATGTGGTTGCACTAAAGATGGCTGTGGGAACACTCAGGGACGCATCGAGTTCAACTCCAGACGTGTGCAGACCCATTacatccacactgtcatgagaCTGGAACTGGAGAGGCGACTGCAGGACGACGCACTGAGCCAGTCGGACCAGACGGGACTCCCGGAGGACCTTCAAGACTACGAGGACCAGGGTGAATCACCGCCAGCGCAAGATGCCCAGGACAAGAGCTGCCCCTTTGGGTTCAGCGTGGAGGAAGACGGCCTTCCTCTCACCATGCCCTCGACCCCGTCCTTCCATTTTATCCCCGAGCGGCCTGTGGTGGAGGagaacagctgcagcagcgACATGACcgactcctcctcctgctcctctgcacACAGCGAGGACTCGGACGCCGCGGGATGCCCTGTGGGGAGCCAGGATTCACCCGAGGTGGATGACGGAGGGCTGGCCCGCGTCCTCAGCATCTGCGACTCTGAAAACGACGACTACTCTTTGTGTGGCCCGCTGAGACACACCAGGCAGCCCGGGACTCAGCACGGCAGCAGCTCTGGCACTGACACCACTGGATCCGGCACCGcagacacattcacagacaGCATGGGCAGGACCTCGGTGGCAGATTATCTTGATGAAAACGCCAACCAAGCCACTGACTTCTTTGGTGAGAACTCCCTCGAGGGCTTCCCCAACACTCCCTCTCCCACTGTGGACTACTCCTCAGGCAGATACATGgacctcagcctctcctccgaCTCCGACCTGGAGTTCTTCGACAGCGACTACACCTCCGGCCCGCTGCACAACTCCTTCAAAGCGCACCGCCACCTGGACAACTTCCGCCACCTGCAGCTGTTCAGCTCCGCGAGTCTCCCGCAGTACAACGAGTCAAGCACCTACCTCCTGGAGTCTCTGATTGGCTTGTCTGAACCAAGCCCAGAGCAGGCTCATCCAATCACAGATAACCAGCTCTTATAG